In Cycloclasticus sp., a single genomic region encodes these proteins:
- the coq7 gene encoding 2-polyprenyl-3-methyl-6-methoxy-1,4-benzoquinone monooxygenase — protein MQRAYSPADTLIDHLDRVIRTLAGHAKTTGRSDPADAANDTELNDDEAKLSAQLMRVNHAGEVAAQALYQGQSLTARNKEIQEQLKQAAEEENDHLAWCKKRVNQLGQQTSILDPLWYIGSLAIGATAGLAGDKWSLGFLAETERQVVRHIDSHLDQLPDADHKTRAILEQMHKDENQHATTAVEQGAAELPEPIKQGMQLVSKIMTKASFRI, from the coding sequence ATGCAAAGAGCTTATTCACCTGCCGACACGCTCATCGATCACCTCGATCGAGTGATCCGCACACTGGCTGGGCACGCAAAAACAACCGGCCGAAGCGACCCCGCCGATGCAGCTAACGACACCGAATTAAACGATGATGAAGCTAAATTATCCGCCCAACTCATGCGCGTTAATCATGCCGGCGAAGTGGCGGCTCAAGCTCTGTACCAAGGCCAATCGCTGACTGCTCGCAACAAAGAGATTCAAGAACAACTAAAGCAAGCCGCTGAAGAAGAAAATGATCACTTGGCTTGGTGTAAAAAACGCGTCAACCAGCTTGGCCAACAAACCAGCATTCTAGACCCCTTGTGGTACATAGGCTCTTTAGCCATTGGTGCCACCGCTGGGCTGGCTGGAGATAAGTGGAGCCTTGGCTTCTTGGCCGAAACTGAAAGGCAAGTCGTTCGTCATATTGATAGCCATTTAGACCAACTACCCGACGCAGACCATAAGACACGCGCCATCCTTGAACAAATGCATAAAGACGAAAATCAACACGCAACCACCGCGGTTGAGCAAGGTGCCGCTGAGTTACCTGAACCCATTAAGCAAGGCATGCAATTGGTCTCTAAAATAATGACAAAAGCATCCTTTAGGATTTAA
- the bioA gene encoding adenosylmethionine--8-amino-7-oxononanoate transaminase, which produces MNKDWNSLVEFDKQHIWHPYTSLNHPTPVFPIQSASGVRLTLADGRELIDGMSSWWAAIHGYNHPALNAAITEQLAAMSHVMFGGLTHQPAIDLAKTLIDITHDDLQHVFFADSGSVSVEVAIKMAIQYWASQDQPQKQRLLTIKNGYHGDTFGAMAVCDPDNGMHHLFNDVLAKHLFAKSPTCFEQEHYDAEAIEDFERLLKENQSTIAAVILEPLVQGAGGMRFYSAAYLKKVRALCDEYNVLLIVDEIATGFGRTGSLFAYQQADIAPDILCVGKALTGGYLSLAATLCSSKVANGIGSGQHPTLMHGPTFMANPLACAVANASLKQLLNSPWQQRISNIENQLQQQLEPCRAFNAVKDVRVKGAIGVIELHKPIDIHWMQPRFVELGVWVRPFAHLVYVMPPYVMNSADLSKVTSAMEQVTSEIN; this is translated from the coding sequence GTGAATAAGGACTGGAATTCCCTTGTCGAATTTGACAAACAACACATCTGGCACCCCTACACCAGTCTGAACCACCCAACCCCAGTTTTCCCTATTCAGTCCGCATCGGGTGTTCGCCTAACTCTGGCCGATGGCCGTGAATTAATTGATGGCATGTCATCGTGGTGGGCGGCTATTCATGGCTACAACCACCCCGCCTTAAACGCAGCCATTACCGAGCAGCTCGCCGCCATGTCGCACGTAATGTTCGGCGGCCTAACGCATCAACCAGCCATTGACTTAGCCAAAACACTCATCGACATCACCCACGATGATTTACAGCATGTGTTCTTTGCAGACTCCGGTTCCGTCTCCGTTGAGGTCGCCATTAAAATGGCCATTCAATATTGGGCATCGCAAGATCAACCCCAAAAGCAGCGTTTATTAACCATAAAAAATGGCTACCACGGCGACACCTTCGGCGCGATGGCAGTGTGCGACCCAGACAACGGCATGCACCATTTATTTAATGACGTACTGGCCAAGCATTTATTTGCCAAAAGCCCCACGTGCTTTGAACAAGAACACTACGACGCTGAGGCCATTGAGGATTTTGAACGCCTGCTAAAAGAAAACCAATCAACCATTGCAGCCGTTATTTTAGAACCACTGGTTCAAGGCGCAGGCGGCATGCGTTTTTATAGCGCCGCGTATCTAAAAAAAGTTCGCGCATTATGCGATGAATATAACGTACTGCTCATTGTTGATGAAATAGCCACCGGATTTGGCCGTACAGGGTCATTATTCGCCTACCAACAAGCCGACATTGCCCCCGATATTTTATGTGTTGGAAAAGCACTCACCGGCGGTTACCTGAGCCTAGCCGCCACTCTATGCTCCAGCAAAGTCGCCAACGGCATTGGTAGCGGCCAGCACCCCACCCTCATGCACGGCCCCACCTTTATGGCCAACCCGCTGGCTTGCGCCGTTGCCAATGCCAGCTTAAAACAACTGCTCAATTCACCTTGGCAACAACGCATTAGCAATATAGAAAACCAACTCCAACAACAACTGGAACCTTGCCGCGCATTCAACGCCGTTAAAGACGTGCGCGTAAAAGGCGCTATTGGCGTCATAGAACTGCACAAACCGATTGATATTCACTGGATGCAACCGCGTTTTGTAGAACTAGGCGTATGGGTACGCCCCTTCGCACATCTCGTGTATGTAATGCCGCCGTATGTTATGAATAGCGCCGATTTATCCAAAGTGACATCGGCAATGGAACAAGTCACCTCAGAAATCAATTAA